The following are from one region of the Salvia splendens isolate huo1 chromosome 2, SspV2, whole genome shotgun sequence genome:
- the LOC121792159 gene encoding transcription initiation factor TFIID subunit 2-like: protein MAKAKKAKNEEQRDGDSSNSEAVVKHQKLCLSIDIDRRRIYGYTELQIAIPDNGIVGLHADNLAIEKVTVDGEPAMFEVFPHYQHLDSKDRWSVVSSATSAADASGSVYLSSLEIELLPNLLIMCSKTTKTDNNQEEYIQVDNGEPTLADANRPDQNVKLVRIEYWVEKAETGVHFNGNVLHTNNQLRRARCWFPCLDESLQCCCYDLEFTVASDLVAVSSGTLLHQVLTKDDPPQKTYIYKLDVPVAAQWISLAVAPFEVLPDRHRGLLSFFCLPSNLSKLQNTMVFFHNAFSHYEDYLSAPFPFGSYTQVFIAPEMTVSLWSSGASMSIFSSHLLFDEKLIDQTIETRIKLAYALARQWFGVYITPEAPNDEWLVDGLAGFLTDSFIKRFLGNNEARFRRYKANCAVCQADDSGATTLSSSAASKDLYGTQSIGFYGKIRSWKSIAILQMLEKQMGPESFRKILQNIVLRARDGNRSLRTLSTKEFRHFANKTGNLERPFLKEFFPRWVGSCGCPVLKMGFSYNKRKNMIELAVLRGCTSRPDSWVGIDNINHDSENRDGVVGWPGMMSIRVHELDGMYDHPFLPMAGEPWQLLEIQCHSKLASKRFQKTKKGTKADGSDDNGDAMPITDVRPNSESPLLWLRADPEMEYLAEVHFNQPVQMWINQLEKDKDVVAQAQAIEVLEALPQLSFSVVNALYNFLCDSKAFWRVRIQAAFALAATTSEDTDWTGLLHLINFYKSRRFDPKINLPRPNDFHDFQEYFVLEAIPHAIAMVRSSDKKSPREAVEFILQLLKYNDNSGNTYSDVFLVAALVQSVGELEFGQQSVVYLPSLLKRLDRLLQFDRLMPSHNGILTICCIQSLTQMALKLSEFVPLENVVELIKPYRISKMWEIRIAASRGLVELEFQCKGIDAALNLFIKYLNDETSLRGQTKLGICALRISQMISQSNGDKGVKSDTLVALLRLLESPLAFNNTMLRHYVFCILHVLAKRAPTLYGVPRDETLKMGHTKTCSELKSIFAALIKQSKTPEPSSASDMPLNLLAPEGYTDGDTFVEKHQPFTAVPNPAVDNSEVQAVHQTADPPSDAPEQRNSVLHISDDEPTMMPTMPLPIEGHQPIEQVPLPIEGHQPVEQVSNSLGNIFIDTEENTNNLIETEALGKPDTFFDTEASRRADMSLTNHQETEPAGLVRHDSMPTGDATRGPDSVSISREVKKPKLKIRVRQSAASSRAEDPDRASSRAEDPVRSRILNAQDGNNDADHGPSSSVSVDAPHRNFGETISTGNQNFEDANSCHDVGSRVTASIGRAKPTTDDGEELSKELQCTADSSKVSLPLALDDHRSPTSTKKSDGEPQASENHVTARDSRRYDGGGSSAPTDIQSHGKHKEKKKDKDKDKKRKKDRHHDDPERKEQKRQKKEKKRKEKEMAKLLAEKPKTMPPIQEKRVEGVDHHPAGVESVSKKELPETRQGTVGGAKEVNNKSVYASNVEQQVAGVSRNDGGSSSAPSHKIKIKFKRKQ, encoded by the exons ATGGCGAAGGCTAAAAAGGCAAAGAATGAAGAGCAGAGAGATGGAGATAGTAGTAATTCGGAGGCAGTTGTCAAGCATCAGAAGCTCTGTCTGTCCATTGACATCGACCGCCGCCGAATCTATGG GTACACAGAACTTCAAATAGCCATACCAGACAATGGAATAGTGGGTTTGCATGCTGATAATTTGGCAATCGAAAAGGTTACAGTTGATGGAGAGCCAGCGATGTTTGAAGTCTTCCCTCACTATCAGCATCTGGACTCAAAGGATAGATGGTCTGTGGTTTCCTCAGCCACTTCAGCTGCTGATGCCTCTGGGTCTGTTTACTTGTCATCCCTAGAGATCGAATTACTTCCAAATTTACTGATAATGTGTAGCAAGACCACTAAAACGGACAACAATCAAGAAGAATATATCCAGGTGGACAATGGTGAACCAACTTTGGCTGATGCTAACAG GCCGGATCAGAATGTGAAACTTGTGCGCATAGAATATTGGGTTGAAAAAGCGGAGACAGGAGTACATTTTAATGGCAATGTTTTGCATACAAATAACCAGTTGAGACGTGCACGGTGCTGGTTTCCTTGTTTGGATGAAAGTTTGCAGTGTTGCTG TTATGACCTTGAATTTACGGTGGCCAGTGATCTTGTTGCAGTTAGCTCTGGAACGTTACTTCATCAG GTGTTGACCAAGGATGATCCACCACAGAAGACATATATTTATAAACTAGATGTTCCTGTAGCTGCTCAGTGGATTTCTCTGGCAGTTGCACCATTTGAAGTTCTTCCTGACCGACATCGTGGGTTGCTCTCATTCTTTTGTTTACCTTCTAACTTGTCAAAGCTGCAGAATACAATGGTGTTTTTCCACAATGCTTTCAG CCACTATGAGGATTACCTATCTGCACCATTTCCATTTGGATCATACACACAAGTGTTCATTGCTCCTGAGATGACAGTATCCTTATGGAGTTCAGGAGCTTCTATGAGCATCTTCAGTTCTCATCTTCTGTTTGATGAGAAACTCATTGATCAG ACTATAGAGACAAGGATTAAACTTGCTTATGCTCTTGCCAGACAGTGGTTTGGAGTATATATCACTCCTGAAGCTCCAAATGACG AGTGGTTGGTGGATGGTCTTGCTGGGTTTCTCACCGATTCTTTCATTAAGAGGTTTTTGGGAAACAATGAAGCGCGCTTTAGAAGATACAAG GCCAATTGTGCTGTTTGCCAAGCAGATGATAGTGGCGCTACTACCTTAAGCTCCAGTGCTGCTTCTAAGGATTTGTATGGTACCCAGTCCATTGGTTTTTATGGAAAAATAAGATCATGGAAATCT ATAGCTATCCTTCAAATGTTGGAGAAGCAGATGGGTCCGGAGTCCTTCCGTAAA ATTCTGCAGAATATTGTTTTGAGGGCTCGAGATGGTAACCGCTCTTTGAGAACACTGAGCACCAAAGAG TTCCGTCACTTTGCTAATAAAACTGGAAATCTTGAGCGGCCATTTCTTAAAGAGTTCTTTCCTCGCTGGGTTGGATCTTGTGGTTGTCCAGTGCTGAA GATGGGATTTTCCTATAACAAAAGAAAGAATATGATTGAATTAGCTGTTCTGCGGGGATGTACTTCTAGACCTGATTCTTGGGTAGGCATTGATAATATTAATCATGATTCTGAAAATCGAGATGGCGTAGTTGGGTGGCCAGGGATGATGAGTATACGGGTGCATGAGCTGGATGGCATGTATGACCATCCTTTCTTGCCCATGGCTGGTGAACCGTGGCAGTTGCTGGAGATTCAGTGTCACTCAAAACTTGCTTCAAAGCGCTTCCAAAAAACTAAGAAGGGCACTAAGGCTGATGGTTCTGATGACAATGGTGATGCTATGCCCATAACTGATGTGCGACCAAA TTCCGAGTCTCCCCTATTATGGCTCCGTGCTGATCCAGAAATGGAATATCTTGCTGAAGTACATTTCAATCAACCTGTGCAAATGTGG ATAAATCAGTTGGAGAAGGATAAGGATGTTGTTGCTCAGGCACAAGCTATAGAAGTATTAGAAGCATTACCACAACTTTCTTTTTCTGTTGTTAATGCTCTATATAATTTTCTCTGTGACTCCAAG GCTTTCTGGAGAGTTCGCATACAGGCTGCATTTGCGTTGGCTGCTACTACAAGTGAG GACACTGACTGGACTGGCTTGCTTCATCTAATAAACTTCTATAAAAGTCGTAGATTTGATCCAAAGATCAATCTTCCCAG GCCAAATGACTTCCATGATTTTCAGGAGTACTTTGTACTTGAG GCAATACCGCATGCAATAGCTATGGTCAGATCGTCAGACAAGAAGAGCCCCAGAGAAGCTGTTGAGTTTATTTTGCAACTTCTGAAG TACAATGATAACAGTGGGAACACATACTCGGATGTTTTCTTGGTAGCTGCACTAGTCCAGTCTGTTGGCGAACTTGAATTTGGACAACAG AGTGTAGTCTATTTACCCTCCTTGCTGAAGCGTCTTGATCGTCTCTTGCAATTCGACAG GTTGATGCCAAGTCACAATGGGATTTTGACAATCTGTTGTATCCAATCACTTACTCAAATGGCACTCAAACTATCAGAATTTGTTCCTCTT GAAAATGTCGTGGAACTAATTAAACCATATCGAATATCAAAGATGTGGGAAATTCGAATTGCTGCAAGCAGAGGCCTAGTCGAACTTGAATTTCAGTGTAAAGGAATAGATGCAGCACTGAACCTGTTCATCAAATACCTTAACGATGAGACATCTCTACGAG GACAAACCAAATTAGGTATCTGTGCTTTGCGCATATCGCAGATGATTAGTCAATCCAATGGTGACAAAGGTGTAAAGAGCGACACACTTGTTGCACTCTTGCGCTTACTTGAAAGTCCTCTGGCCTTTAACAATACTATGCTTCGTCACTACGTCTTCTGCATTCTGCATGTTCTTGCCAAAAG GGCTCCAACACTTTACGGGGTTCCAAGAGACGAGACTCTCAAGATGGGACATACAAAGACCTGTAGCGAACTTAAGAGCATTTTTGCTGCCCTTATCAAGCAATCCAAGACTCCCGAGCCTTCGTCTGCCTCTGATATGCCGCTAAATCTGTTGGCTCCAGAAGGTTATACAGATGGAGACACTTTTGTGGAAAAACATCAACCGTTTACGGCAGTCCCAAATCCTGCAGTCGATAATTCTGAGGTTCAGGCTGTTCACCAGACAGCAGATCCTCCCTCTGATGCTCCTGAACAGAGGAACTCAGTATTGCATATTTCTGATGATGAACCCACAATGATGCCTACAATGCCCTTGCCCATTGAAGGTCATCAGCCAATTGAGCAAGTTCCCTTGCCCATTGAAGGTCATCAGCCAGTTGAGCAAGTTTCTAACTCTTTAGGCAACATTTTCATTGACACGGAGGAAAACACCAACAACTTGATTGAAACCGAGGCGTTGGGAAAACCAGATACTTTCTTTGATACTGAGGCTTCCAGAAGAGCCGACATGTCACTTACCAACCATCAGGAAACTGAACCAGCTGGCCTTGTCCGTCATGATAGTatgcccactggagatgctacTCGTGGTCCTGATAGTGTTTCCATCAGTCGTGAGGTGAAGAAGCCAAAACTAAAGATAAGGGTCAGACAGTCTGCTGCATCTAGTCGGGCCGAAGATCCAGATAGAGCCTCTAGTCGGGCCGAAGATCCTGTTAGGAGTAGAATCTTGAATGCTCAAGATGGAAACAACGATGCTGATCATGGACCGAGCAGTTCAGTTTCTGTTGACGCGCCACATAGAAACTTTGGCGAAACTATCAGTACTGGAAATCAAAACTTTGAGGATGCCAATTCATGCCATGATGTTGGTTCACGAGTGACAGCCAGTATAGGCCGTGCAAAACCCACGACTGATGATGGAGAAGAACTTTCTAAGGAACTACAGTGTACTGCAGATTCAAGTAAAGTTTCTTTACCACTCGCTTTGGATGATCATCGCTCTCCTACCTCCACTAAGAAAAGTGATGGAGAGCCACAAGCAAGTGAGAACCATGTAACCGCTCGAGACTCCAGAAGGTACGATGGTGGAGGTAGTTCAGCTCCCACTGATATCCAATCCCATGGTAAACACAAGGAAAAGAAGAAAGACAAGGATAAGGACAAGAAGCGAAAAAAGGATAGGCACCACGATGATCCTGAGCGCAAGGAACAGAAGCgccagaaaaaggaaaagaagcgAAAGGAGAAGGAAATGGCAAAACTTCTCGCTGAAAAACCCAAAACTATGCCTCCGATACAAGAAAAGAGAGTAGAAGGTGTGGATCATCACCCTGCCGGAGTGGAGTCGGTGAGTAAAAAAGAGCTGCCGGAAACTAGACAAGGTACAGTTGGTGGGGCAAAGGAAGTAAATAACAAGAGTGTGTATGCAAGTAATGTAGAGCAACAAGTGGCGGGTGTGAGCAGAAATGATGGGGGCTCAAGTTCAGCGCCgtctcataaaattaaaatcaagtTTAAGCGTAAACAATAA